From Planctomycetia bacterium:
GGCGATGGCAACGACACTATCGAAGGCCAGGACGGCGCCGACCGGATGTTATTCTTCGGCTCTGGCGCGAGCGAAAACATCAACATCATCGCCAATGGCGGGCGTGCCCTGTTTCTCCGCGACGTGGCCAACGTGACGATGGACCTCAACGACGTGGAAGCAATCGATTTCCGCGCCTTGGGCGGCGCGGACAATATCGTCGTCGGCGATCTGTCGGGCACCGACGTCACGAAAGTCGGCCTCGACCTCCGCGGACCCAATGGCAACGGCGATGGCGCCGCGGACACCGTCACGGTCAATGGCACCAACGGCGCGGACAACTTCGGCGTCGCTGGAGACGCCGGTGGAGTCAACGTCTTCGGACTGCAAGCGGCCGTCGATATCTTCTTCCAGGAAGTGGCGAATGACCGGCTCACACTCAACGGACTGGGCGGCGACGATGTGATCGACGCCATTTCGCTCGAAGCCGACGGCATTCAACTCACCATGAATGGCGGACTGGGGAACGACATTTTCCTGGGCAGCGAAGGAAACGACCTCTTCAACGGCGGCGACGGCAATGACACCGCTTTGATGGGCGCCGGCGACGACACTTTCGTCTGGAATCCGGGCGACGACAATGACACGCTCGAAGGCCAAGACGGCTTCGACAAGATGGAGTTCAACGGCGCGAACATCGCGGAGAATATCGATATCCTGGCCAACGGCGGCCGGGTGTTGTTCTTGCGAAACGTCGCCAACGTCGTCATGGATTTGAACGACGTCGAAGCGGTCAACTTCAACGCCTTAGGAGGCGCGGACCGCATTGTCGTCAATGACCTCTCCGGCACCGACGTAACGGAAGTGAATCTTCGCCTCGCCTCGACCATTGGCGGCAACGCTGGCGACGGTCAAGCGGATAATGTGATCGTCCAAGGCACCAACGGCGATGATATCGCCTTGGTCGTCGGCGATGCGTCCGGCGTCTCCGTACTCGGTCTGGCCGCGCAGATCAACATCACTGGCGCCGAGTCGGCGAATGATCGTCTGACGGTGAACGCCTTGGCGGGCGACGATGTCGTCGAGGCCTCGGGACTCGCGGCGTCCGGGATTCAACTCACCGCCGATGGCGGCGCAGATGATGACATCCTCGTTGGCGGCGACGGCAACGACGTGCTCCTCGGCGGCGAAGGTGACGACGTGCTGCTCGGCGGACCGGGTGTCGACGTCCTCGACGGCGGCCCCGGCGACGATGTGGAGATTCAGTAGTAAGTCGGCGTAGCTCCTGCAACGGAGTATGTAACAAGTAAAAAGCCCAGGGAAGGCCCTAAGAGACGAATGCCAAGGCGCACGTCTCGGGTGGCCTTCCCTGGGCTTAATCGTGGTAGCTGCGAACGAGACCGCTACAACTCAAAAGCCTGCCCCATCCGTGGAACTACGACATCCCATTGCCGCGTCGTGCGCAATGCCGCCGCGAACGACTCCGAACTCGCCTTTTCGCCATGCGTCAAGAACACTTGCCGCGGCGCGGGGAGATCGGCGAGCCAGCGTAGCAACTCGCTCCGCCCCGCATGGCCGCTGAGGCTCGATGCAGATGCGATGTTTGCTCGCACTGGGATATCGCGGCCATGAATGCGAATCGATCTCGCGCCTTCCTGCAGTTGCCGCCCGCGCGTGCCGATGGCTTGAAAGCCGCCAAGCACGATCGTGTTCTTCGGGTCCGGCAATCGCTGCTTGAGATGATGGAGAATCCGCCCGCCCGTCATCATCCCGGAAGAGGCGATAATCATCGCTGGGCCTTTTTCGATGTTGATCCGCTTCGATTCCTCGGCGCTGCGGGCTAACTGCACGTTCGGACCGAAAAGCTCACTCCCCTTGCCGCGCAGCTTGCCTTCGGCGAGATCGTGGTCCGCACGGTAGGTCTGAAAGATGTGCGTGGCGTCGACCGCCATAGGGCTGTCGATATAGATCGGCATCTCCGGGATGCGGCCCTGCGCGATCAGGATCTCCATGAGGTAAACGAATTGCTGTGCGCGCCCCACGGCAAACGACGCGGTGAGCAACACCCCGCCGCGCGCGTTGCCCGCCAGCACCACTTCGCAGAGTTGGTCGAGAATCGCCTCTTCCGGATGATCGCGGTTGCCGTAGGTGCTCTCGCAAATCAAATAGTCGCACGCAGTCGGCGGCGACGGATCATGATACAGCGGCGCGTTGTAACGCCCGACGTCGCCCGAAAATAGAATGCGTAACGGCGGCGATTGATCGCGAATCTCGACTTCGATCATCGCGCTGCCCAGCAGATGCCCGGCGTCGTGATACCGACACCAGATCGGACCGGCGGCCTGGAACCAAGCGCCGAGCGATTGGCGTCGCAACAACTTGAGCGTCCGAGTCACGTCATGCTCGTCGTAGAGCGCCTGGGCGGGGTGATGCTTGGTATATCCGTGCCGGTTCGCATGCTCGGCGTCCGATTCCTGGTTCTTGGCAGAGTCGTATAGCATCAGATCGCACAATTCCACCGTCACTGGCGTGCCATACACTGGGCCGTGAAAGCCCTGTTGCACGAACTTCGGCAGGTAGCCGACGTGATCGATATGCACGTGCGTCAGCACGCAGGCGTCGACGGTCGAGGCCTTGAATGGCAACGCGGCCCAGTTGCGTAGGCGTAACTCCTTCAACCCCTGAAACAACCCGCAATCGATCAGCACGCTCGTGTCGCCGGCCTCCAACAAGTATTTGGAGCCGGTCACGGTCTCGGCCGCGCCATGAAAGGTGATTCGGGCCATGGGCGCACGCCGGGGTTTGAGAGGTGACGATGCAATCGCCCACGCCAACGAACTATCGAGTTCGGGCGCTATCGGCGAATCGCTGAATGGCTTGCTGGAATTTCACTGGATCGTAGTTCGCTCTGGCGCGTAATGTTTGCGGGAGCGTTTGAGATACGGTGGCCGGTCTCGTAGCTGCCGGTTGCGTGCGACGGTTTGTGCCTTGCAGCGCCGGTCCGTTGTCGACGTCCTCTCCGCCGAGGTCACAGACCTCGGCTACAGAAGACGCGCTGCCGTGCGGGATGGATAGTCCGAGCTGGCTGTCGAGTTCATTCCACGCGACTTCGGCCTCGGTGTTTGCTTCGTCGCTTGGCGTACTCACTGCGTACTTCAGCAACCAGGCCAAGGTCCGCGCTGTATCGTAGTCCGGCGGCTGCTGGGAATCGAGGGCTCGCTCCAAAATCGCGTCGGTCCAGCGCTTGCTATCCGATGGCTGCTGGCCAGCGGCGGCGAGTTTTTCCGCTTGCCGTGCCCACATGTCGGCCAGGGCGAGCGCAGCTGCCGCGCTTGCTTTCCCATCGCCGCCGAAGGGACGCGACTGGAGCGCTCCGCTGATTTCGTTGAGCGAGCCACGTACGGTGTCATTCGATCCATCCGCGGCCACAAGTTCCGATGTCAGCGCCGCCATCTGCAACGGCCACTCTCGGAACATCGGTCGCCCAGGCATACCGCGCGTGAGCCGCGCCTGCCGCCAACTCGGCGACGACAATTCATGATGACAAGCGTCGCAATCGAAGTTCGCGAAGTCAGGCAGGCCCTCGTAAGCGCGAGTAGCCAACCGCAGCGAACGTTCTCCCGCAGCTAGATGGCCCGCCATTGCCATGCGCGCGTCCGCAATTGGATCCGTCTCGACCCGCGCCGCGCCGCGCTCGGCCTGTTCACCCGGCGTTCGCCAATGTCGCGGCATGTCGTTGGCGTAGGCGACGATATCGATGCTCGCGAGCGGCGGATGTCCGGCGGCGTACATCGCGTGCGTGACGATCTGGCCTTCTTTCGCGTTGCCGACATGGCAATCGAGGCACACGTTCGCCCGCGTCAGCGGATCGCGGAGGTCGTTCATCCCGTGCGATTGTTTTTGTTCCGGCGACAGTTCGCGCCATTGGTCTTTCAAGACATGTAGCCGGTGCCAACCGCGCGAGCCGCCGTGGCAGTCTTCGCAGGATACGCCTTCGGAAAGCTTGTAGTTGGGCGGTGCATTGGAATCGGCGCTCCGTTGCTCATGACGCGGCGCGTGGCAGGCCAAGCATTCCTTGGCCGTCGTTACATTGACGCCCAGCCTCTCAGACATCTGTCGTCCGAGTTCGCCTGATAGCACGCAATACGCCAGACTGTGCTTGTCCTGCTCGTGCCACACTCGTACTTCGTCCATCCGCACGAGCGCCAGGCTTTCGACATAGGGCGACTGCTCACCGGCGCTGTGGCAGCCCAAGCACGCGAAGACGCCGGAATACAACGGCTCACTGTTCGCATCAGCCACGGCCAGCTCGGCTTTCCCAGCAAGGTCGGCGGCGTTCACCGACGGCCAAGCAAGCACAACCAGCGCAAGCATTGCCGAAGCGCTAAGCAGTCCGGCTCGCGTTCGCGTCATGGATTACCTCCCGACGCTTTGCGTTCTTGAAGCAACTTGCTCAAGCGTTGTGCGGCATCGGTAAATGCCTGGGGATCAAAGTCTCGCGGGCTATTCAACACGTGATTCGCGTCGCCGGCCGAGAAATTGAGCAACTCTTTGATTGCCTGCAACTGCAATTGCACGTGCTGATCACGCTCCGCCGCTGCGCCCAAGGGCGGCGCGTCGTAATGATCCAACCGCGCGCGTTCGGTGGCCACGATGGCCAAATACCATTGCGTGCACTGGTCCCAAGTAGCGTGCTCTGGCGGCGTGGCGGCCAGCTTCTTCAGAATTTCCTCGATGTCGTCGCGACCCCATTGGCGAAGTAACTGCTGCTCCAGTGCCCAGCCGCGTAAATGGTCGGCCAAAAATCGCGCGAGCAATGCGGCCCGGTCGGATTCGAGCGCCACGATCGCTTTCGTATCCTCATCGCGAAGCACATCCCAGAGACCCTTGTCTGGAACATACCAAGTCAGCAATCGCAACGCGCCATGCGTCTCGCCAGGCGTGTTCTGTGGTCGCGTGCCGCGCGCGCGCAACTCATGATGGCACGCATAGCAGTCGTAATTGGCGAATTCAATCCTATTGCCCCGTTCCGCACGAGCGGCGATTAGTTCGAAATGCGCCGCCGCCGCGGTCAACTGTCCCACTACCCAGAGTTTGGCTTCGAAGGCCCGGTCGGCACTTCGTTCCGCCTCGTGCGACCAGTGCTTGGGCATTTGATCGTGAAACGTGCCCATCTCGAAACTGAGTCGCGGGTGACCGGCCGCGATCAGGTCGTGCGTGACGTCGGCCTCACCTTCGCCAACGTGGCAGCGGACGCATTGCTGGGTGCGGACCAATACGTCGCGCGTGTCGGTCATGCCCAACTGCTTGCGTTTTGTCGCTTTCTCTGCCGGTGCCAGACTCTTCCAGTCGATCGTGGAGTGTGCGGAGGCCCATTTGTCCGCCGCGCCGTGGCAGGCTTCGCAGCCGACGCCGTCGCCGACGAGTTGCGGTGATCGCTCCGAATCAGGCCCCGTCGGCGCATGGCATGCCAGGCAACGTCGATCCTCATGCGGCGGCAGGGCCCTCGAAGCGTCGCCGCCGGCCAACTGCCGCGCCATCTGGAGCGACGTTTCGTTGAACAGGACCGAGTAGGCTCGGGAGTGGGAATCGCGCGAGATCCACGTTGTGTACTCGCCGCGCGGTTTCTCCACTTCGCCGCCATGGCAGGCCGCCGCGGCGCACCCGCCGACACCGACCCACTTGGCTTGACTTGGCTGTGCCGCATTCGCCGCTGGCAACGTCAATTCCTCCGGCCCGTCGGCGCGCGGCGCTGTGGCGAGCCAGGCAATTCCTACCGTGGCCCACGCGGCGACTAGCGACGCTTTCACGAATTGACGCGCCACGCTCATGGTTGCACCGCCTCGTCAGCGGTCGCGCTGGTGCGCTGCCGTACGCCGACGGGTTCGAGGTTCAATCCCAGCCTGCCGGCCAGTGTGTCCTGGCCATGATCGTGATAATCATGACACTCCACGCAGCGATCGCCGGCCTGACCTGATTTCGAGGCGGACGCGCCGTGGCATTCACGGCAGATCGCGATGCCCGGCAACAGAATTTCTGCCGTCGCCGTGCTACCTGTGGCGCGATCGTGACACGCCCCACAATCCAATAGGCGATGACTCGCGTGATTGAACCGAGCGTGTGTTTGCCACCGATCCGGAATCGCCGTCGGTGTGACGCTCAACCCGGAATCACG
This genomic window contains:
- a CDS encoding multiheme c-type cytochrome is translated as MSVARQFVKASLVAAWATVGIAWLATAPRADGPEELTLPAANAAQPSQAKWVGVGGCAAAACHGGEVEKPRGEYTTWISRDSHSRAYSVLFNETSLQMARQLAGGDASRALPPHEDRRCLACHAPTGPDSERSPQLVGDGVGCEACHGAADKWASAHSTIDWKSLAPAEKATKRKQLGMTDTRDVLVRTQQCVRCHVGEGEADVTHDLIAAGHPRLSFEMGTFHDQMPKHWSHEAERSADRAFEAKLWVVGQLTAAAAHFELIAARAERGNRIEFANYDCYACHHELRARGTRPQNTPGETHGALRLLTWYVPDKGLWDVLRDEDTKAIVALESDRAALLARFLADHLRGWALEQQLLRQWGRDDIEEILKKLAATPPEHATWDQCTQWYLAIVATERARLDHYDAPPLGAAAERDQHVQLQLQAIKELLNFSAGDANHVLNSPRDFDPQAFTDAAQRLSKLLQERKASGGNP
- a CDS encoding MBL fold metallo-hydrolase, with protein sequence MARITFHGAAETVTGSKYLLEAGDTSVLIDCGLFQGLKELRLRNWAALPFKASTVDACVLTHVHIDHVGYLPKFVQQGFHGPVYGTPVTVELCDLMLYDSAKNQESDAEHANRHGYTKHHPAQALYDEHDVTRTLKLLRRQSLGAWFQAAGPIWCRYHDAGHLLGSAMIEVEIRDQSPPLRILFSGDVGRYNAPLYHDPSPPTACDYLICESTYGNRDHPEEAILDQLCEVVLAGNARGGVLLTASFAVGRAQQFVYLMEILIAQGRIPEMPIYIDSPMAVDATHIFQTYRADHDLAEGKLRGKGSELFGPNVQLARSAEESKRINIEKGPAMIIASSGMMTGGRILHHLKQRLPDPKNTIVLGGFQAIGTRGRQLQEGARSIRIHGRDIPVRANIASASSLSGHAGRSELLRWLADLPAPRQVFLTHGEKASSESFAAALRTTRQWDVVVPRMGQAFEL
- a CDS encoding multiheme c-type cytochrome, yielding MTRTRAGLLSASAMLALVVLAWPSVNAADLAGKAELAVADANSEPLYSGVFACLGCHSAGEQSPYVESLALVRMDEVRVWHEQDKHSLAYCVLSGELGRQMSERLGVNVTTAKECLACHAPRHEQRSADSNAPPNYKLSEGVSCEDCHGGSRGWHRLHVLKDQWRELSPEQKQSHGMNDLRDPLTRANVCLDCHVGNAKEGQIVTHAMYAAGHPPLASIDIVAYANDMPRHWRTPGEQAERGAARVETDPIADARMAMAGHLAAGERSLRLATRAYEGLPDFANFDCDACHHELSSPSWRQARLTRGMPGRPMFREWPLQMAALTSELVAADGSNDTVRGSLNEISGALQSRPFGGDGKASAAAALALADMWARQAEKLAAAGQQPSDSKRWTDAILERALDSQQPPDYDTARTLAWLLKYAVSTPSDEANTEAEVAWNELDSQLGLSIPHGSASSVAEVCDLGGEDVDNGPALQGTNRRTQPAATRPATVSQTLPQTLRARANYDPVKFQQAIQRFADSARTR
- a CDS encoding cytochrome c3 family protein gives rise to the protein LELGAPLPHRDVQLVRDAMRSRLSEAFRTMQPADAASIQVTPRRIPGAAGSAPIRPGELDWVNQRLVSAEHVVFGKEAKGGCRFCHTLEERDSGLSVTPTAIPDRWQTHARFNHASHRLLDCGACHDRATGSTATAEILLPGIAICRECHGASASKSGQAGDRCVECHDYHDHGQDTLAGRLGLNLEPVGVRQRTSATADEAVQP